The Pricia mediterranea genome includes a window with the following:
- the trpB gene encoding tryptophan synthase subunit beta yields MSYHANEKGYYGEFGGAFIPEMLYPNCEELRQNYIRIMEEPSFKKEFDQLLRDYVGRPTPLYFANRLSEKYETRIYLKREDLCHTGAHKVNNTIGQILVAKKLGKNRIIAETGAGQHGVATATVCALMGIECVVYMGEIDIERQAPNVARMNMLGAEVRPAKSGSRTLKDATNEAIRDWINNPVDTHYIIGSVVGPHPYPDMVARFQSVISQEIKSQLQEKEGRENPDYVVACVGGGSNAAGAYYHYLDTPEVGIIAVEAAGRGVNSGESAATSALGRVGIIHGSKTLLMQTGDGQITEPYSISAGLDYPGVGPMHAHLFASKRGEFISITDDEAMKAGLEMAKLEGIIPAIETSHAFAIFEHRKFSKDDVVVVNLSGRGDKDLQTYIDYFNLG; encoded by the coding sequence ATATCTTATCACGCGAACGAAAAAGGCTACTACGGAGAGTTCGGCGGGGCGTTTATCCCTGAAATGCTATACCCGAACTGTGAGGAATTGCGACAGAACTATATCCGTATTATGGAGGAACCTTCCTTTAAAAAGGAGTTCGACCAGTTGCTACGGGATTATGTAGGACGCCCTACCCCTCTTTATTTCGCCAATCGGCTATCCGAAAAGTATGAAACGCGGATCTATCTGAAAAGGGAAGATCTCTGTCATACCGGAGCCCACAAGGTCAACAATACAATCGGACAGATCTTGGTGGCCAAAAAACTCGGCAAGAATCGTATCATAGCGGAAACCGGGGCCGGACAACACGGAGTGGCCACCGCCACCGTTTGCGCCCTGATGGGCATCGAATGTGTCGTGTACATGGGGGAAATCGATATCGAACGCCAGGCCCCGAACGTCGCTCGGATGAATATGCTGGGAGCCGAAGTACGACCGGCAAAATCGGGCAGCCGAACCCTTAAGGATGCTACCAACGAGGCCATCCGCGATTGGATCAACAATCCCGTCGATACACATTACATCATTGGTTCTGTAGTTGGGCCACACCCCTACCCCGACATGGTGGCCCGGTTTCAGTCCGTCATCTCCCAGGAAATCAAATCACAGCTGCAGGAAAAGGAAGGCCGTGAAAATCCCGATTACGTCGTTGCCTGCGTCGGCGGGGGAAGCAATGCCGCAGGGGCATATTACCACTATCTCGATACTCCCGAGGTGGGTATCATCGCGGTGGAAGCGGCTGGAAGAGGCGTTAATTCGGGAGAAAGTGCCGCCACTTCGGCACTTGGAAGGGTAGGCATCATCCACGGCAGTAAAACCTTATTGATGCAGACCGGAGACGGACAGATTACGGAACCCTATTCCATTTCCGCGGGACTTGATTATCCCGGGGTCGGTCCCATGCACGCCCACCTATTTGCATCGAAGCGCGGGGAGTTCATCTCCATCACCGATGACGAGGCCATGAAAGCGGGACTCGAAATGGCGAAATTAGAAGGTATAATCCCCGCCATCGAAACCTCACACGCCTTTGCGATTTTTGAGCATCGAAAATTTTCCAAAGACGATGTCGTGGTCGTCAACCTATCCGGTCGTGGGGACAAGGATCTACAGACGTATATCGATTATTTTAATCTGGGATGA
- a CDS encoding YceI family protein: protein MKKGVFSLALALIFGTATATEPVKEVKKEVDTEASTVTWKAYKVTGSHTGTVDLEDGFLRFDGDKLSGGEFTVDMSTLISTDLEGDPENKKKLEGHLNSEDFFHTEKHPTANMVFTDVKSTGKNSYQVTGDLTIKNITKPVVFDVSVYGSKATATLKIDRAEYDVRYGSGSFFENLGDKTIYDEFDLVVDLEF, encoded by the coding sequence ATGAAAAAAGGAGTATTTAGTTTAGCATTGGCCTTAATTTTCGGAACGGCAACGGCAACGGAGCCGGTGAAAGAAGTAAAGAAAGAGGTCGATACCGAAGCCAGCACTGTTACCTGGAAAGCCTATAAGGTCACTGGCTCGCATACCGGAACCGTGGATCTGGAAGACGGCTTTTTAAGGTTTGACGGCGATAAACTTTCAGGCGGAGAGTTCACCGTTGACATGTCCACCTTAATCTCGACCGATCTGGAAGGCGATCCGGAAAACAAGAAAAAATTGGAGGGACATCTCAACTCAGAAGATTTCTTCCATACCGAGAAGCATCCGACCGCCAATATGGTCTTTACCGATGTAAAATCTACCGGTAAAAATTCGTACCAGGTAACGGGGGACCTTACCATCAAAAATATCACCAAACCGGTCGTGTTCGATGTTTCGGTTTACGGAAGCAAGGCGACCGCTACCCTAAAAATAGACAGGGCGGAATATGATGTACGCTATGGATCTGGGAGTTTCTTTGAAAATTTGGGCGATAAAACCATCTATGACGAATTTGATCTCGTCGTTGATCTGGAGTTCTAG
- a CDS encoding anthranilate synthase component I family protein, translating into MTNYTLNTTYKRILADTITPVSVYLKIRDRFPNSILLESSDYHANDNSFSYICCNPIASIKIENESIVQQFPDGTSEEISIENDTDVVTIIDAFSQRFETENKDFKFMVNGLFGYMAYDAVRYFEDVKLGKKDNSIVIPDLYYAVYKNVIAIDHFKNEAYVFAHCYESEENTTEIERILNVRNFASYNFSMDGTAASNLKDEEYKEHVRLAKMHCQRGDVFQLVLSRRFSQDFKGDEFNVYRALRSVNPSPYLFYFDYGDFKIFGSSPEAQLVVNDDIAEIHPIAGTFKRTGNDEQDAILAKQLSEDDKENSEHVMLVDLARNDLSRNGSMVEVANYREVQFFSHVIHLVSKVTGRKKKDVPTLKVVADTFPAGTLSGAPKHRAIQLIEKYEKTSRGYYGGAIGFMDFNGNFNHAILIRTFLSKNHRLHYQAGAGLVAASDPDDELQETYNKLGALTKALEIAEGI; encoded by the coding sequence ATGACGAACTATACCTTGAACACGACCTACAAACGCATTCTTGCAGATACCATCACCCCGGTGAGCGTCTATCTCAAAATTAGGGACCGCTTTCCGAATAGCATCCTTCTAGAAAGTAGTGATTATCACGCTAATGATAACAGCTTTTCCTACATTTGTTGCAATCCCATAGCCTCGATCAAAATCGAGAACGAAAGCATTGTACAGCAATTTCCCGATGGTACGTCCGAAGAAATATCAATCGAAAATGACACTGATGTAGTCACTATCATCGACGCATTCAGCCAAAGGTTCGAAACCGAGAACAAAGATTTCAAATTTATGGTAAACGGTCTCTTTGGATATATGGCGTATGACGCCGTACGCTACTTTGAGGACGTGAAGCTGGGAAAAAAGGACAATAGTATCGTCATTCCCGACCTGTACTACGCCGTGTATAAAAATGTAATCGCCATCGACCATTTTAAGAACGAGGCCTATGTTTTTGCCCATTGCTATGAATCCGAAGAAAATACGACTGAAATTGAGCGAATTCTAAACGTTCGTAATTTCGCTTCCTATAACTTTTCTATGGATGGGACGGCAGCCTCCAATCTAAAGGACGAAGAATACAAAGAGCATGTGCGTTTGGCCAAAATGCATTGTCAGCGCGGAGACGTTTTTCAACTGGTGCTCTCCCGCCGATTTTCGCAAGATTTTAAGGGGGATGAATTCAACGTGTATCGTGCCCTTCGCTCCGTCAATCCTTCGCCCTACCTGTTCTATTTCGATTATGGGGATTTTAAGATCTTTGGAAGTTCTCCGGAAGCGCAACTCGTAGTGAATGACGATATTGCCGAAATCCACCCTATCGCCGGCACTTTCAAACGCACCGGCAACGATGAACAGGACGCTATTTTGGCCAAACAACTCTCTGAAGACGATAAGGAAAACAGCGAACACGTGATGCTCGTCGACCTTGCCCGCAACGACCTCAGCCGAAACGGCAGTATGGTCGAGGTCGCCAATTACCGTGAAGTCCAGTTCTTTTCGCACGTCATCCATCTGGTATCGAAAGTAACGGGCCGAAAGAAAAAGGATGTACCTACCCTGAAGGTAGTGGCCGACACCTTTCCCGCCGGAACCTTGAGCGGTGCCCCAAAACACAGGGCCATTCAATTGATAGAAAAGTATGAAAAAACAAGTCGTGGCTACTACGGTGGCGCCATCGGTTTTATGGATTTCAACGGCAATTTTAACCACGCCATTTTAATCCGCACCTTTTTAAGCAAGAACCACCGCCTACACTATCAGGCCGGGGCGGGATTGGTAGCCGCTTCCGACCCCGATGACGAACTGCAGGAAACCTACAACAAACTGGGCGCACTGACCAAGGCGCTGGAAATCGCAGAGGGAATTTAA
- a CDS encoding anthranilate synthase component II, with translation MKNDKISDRSKDSSPTGEFESTNVLVIDNYDSFTYNLVHYLEDIGCTVTVKRNDRLTLEEVDAFDRIVLSPGPGIPDEAGLLKDIISRYAPTKSILGVCLGQQAIGEVFGGTLINLEEVHHGVATRINIIKEDPIFMGLPKEIEVGRYHSWVVDPNLPEGLKATSVDDRGQIMSLRHKEYDVCAVQFHPESVLTPHGKKILANWIGSIK, from the coding sequence ATGAAAAACGATAAAATTAGTGACCGGAGCAAGGATTCTTCCCCCACAGGAGAATTCGAAAGCACCAATGTTCTTGTCATCGATAACTACGACAGCTTTACCTACAACCTTGTGCACTATCTCGAAGACATAGGATGCACGGTGACCGTGAAGCGTAACGACAGGCTTACGCTCGAGGAAGTCGATGCCTTCGATAGGATCGTATTATCGCCCGGACCTGGGATTCCAGATGAAGCGGGTTTGTTGAAGGATATAATATCCCGCTATGCCCCCACGAAAAGCATCCTTGGGGTATGTCTTGGCCAACAGGCGATAGGCGAAGTATTCGGGGGAACACTAATCAATTTGGAGGAAGTACACCACGGGGTCGCTACCCGGATAAACATCATTAAAGAAGATCCAATTTTTATGGGACTCCCAAAGGAAATCGAAGTAGGTCGATACCATTCCTGGGTCGTAGATCCGAATTTACCGGAGGGCTTGAAAGCCACTTCGGTCGATGACAGGGGACAGATCATGTCTCTTCGCCATAAGGAATACGATGTGTGCGCGGTGCAGTTTCATCCCGAATCGGTACTGACGCCCCATGGGAAGAAGATTTTGGCGAACTGGATAGGGAGTATTAAGTAG
- a CDS encoding phosphoribosylanthranilate isomerase — MKIKVCGMKLNTAEVAELRPDYLGFIFWEASPRYFDGTIPSLPKGITKTGVFVDATINEILDKVQKYGLDAVQLHGSESPEFCKELRVKSGAARGKSSAARGKSSLSTSLEKSAVATSPSESNPRIIKVFSIKDRFDFSILEPYEEVCDYFLFDTKGELPGGNGYAFDWKVLKNYPSTKPFFLSGGIGPGEADSIKAFMQRPESKYCHAIDINSRFEMEPGLKYIEKLENFQKSMRC, encoded by the coding sequence ATGAAAATTAAAGTCTGCGGAATGAAATTGAATACGGCGGAAGTTGCAGAACTACGGCCCGACTACCTTGGCTTTATATTTTGGGAAGCTTCACCCCGTTATTTTGACGGAACGATTCCTTCGTTGCCGAAGGGGATAACAAAAACAGGGGTTTTTGTGGATGCCACAATAAATGAAATCCTGGACAAAGTGCAAAAATATGGTTTGGATGCCGTACAGTTACATGGGAGCGAAAGCCCCGAATTTTGTAAAGAACTACGTGTCAAGTCGGGCGCAGCCCGTGGTAAATCGAGCGCAGCCCGTGGTAAGTCGAGCCTCTCGACTTCGCTCGAGAAAAGCGCAGTCGCGACCTCTCCTTCGGAATCAAATCCCAGGATAATCAAGGTATTCTCTATCAAAGACCGATTCGATTTCAGCATTTTAGAACCTTATGAAGAAGTTTGCGACTATTTTTTGTTCGACACCAAAGGCGAGCTCCCCGGCGGAAACGGCTATGCATTTGATTGGAAAGTGCTGAAAAATTATCCTTCGACCAAGCCTTTTTTTCTAAGCGGTGGTATTGGACCGGGGGAGGCGGATTCCATCAAGGCGTTTATGCAAAGACCGGAATCCAAATATTGCCATGCCATCGACATCAACAGTCGATTTGAGATGGAACCGGGTTTAAAGTACATAGAAAAGTTAGAAAACTTTCAAAAGTCGATGCGCTGCTGA
- a CDS encoding PspC domain-containing protein, giving the protein MNVLYQLIYYFQKRGFEVCRRIAERLGIRARVVRTSFIYLTFVTLGFGFALYLFLAFWLRIKDLVYTKRTSVFDL; this is encoded by the coding sequence ATGAATGTCCTGTACCAGCTTATCTACTATTTTCAAAAACGCGGTTTTGAAGTCTGCCGCCGTATTGCCGAGCGCTTGGGAATCAGGGCGCGGGTAGTACGTACCTCGTTCATCTACCTTACTTTCGTGACGCTCGGCTTTGGTTTTGCCCTTTATCTTTTTTTGGCTTTCTGGCTGCGGATCAAAGATTTGGTCTATACCAAACGCACCTCGGTATTTGACCTATGA
- the trpC gene encoding indole-3-glycerol phosphate synthase TrpC, with translation MNILDKIVTDKRKEVDLRKSLIPVSQLEKSVLFDYPTVSLTDKLRHSETGIIAEHKRRSPSKSVINQDLNVQDVARGYEAAGVCGMSVLTDAKYFGGGLDDLLVARAAVDIPLLRKEFIIDEYQIFEARAHGADVILLIAAILDKKKIKRFSERAQSLGLEVLLEVHNEEELHYSIMPSLDLLGVNNRNLKTFAVSLETSKKLSALIPDDFVKISESGISRVEAIQQLQPYGYQGFLIGETFMRTQNPGKAAGEFIDRMVI, from the coding sequence ATGAATATTTTAGATAAAATTGTAACGGATAAACGCAAGGAAGTGGACTTAAGGAAGTCCCTGATTCCCGTCTCCCAACTTGAGAAATCGGTGCTTTTTGATTACCCGACCGTCTCCTTGACGGACAAGCTCCGACATAGCGAAACAGGTATCATCGCCGAACATAAACGGCGGTCGCCCTCCAAATCGGTCATCAACCAAGACCTGAACGTGCAGGATGTCGCCCGGGGCTATGAAGCTGCCGGGGTTTGCGGCATGTCCGTCCTCACCGATGCCAAATACTTCGGGGGGGGCTTGGACGATCTGCTGGTAGCCCGGGCGGCCGTTGACATCCCCTTGTTGAGAAAGGAGTTTATCATCGACGAATACCAGATTTTTGAGGCCAGGGCCCACGGCGCGGATGTCATCCTTTTGATTGCCGCCATTTTGGATAAGAAAAAAATTAAACGTTTTTCCGAACGCGCCCAAAGCCTGGGCCTGGAAGTACTGCTTGAAGTCCACAACGAAGAGGAGCTCCATTATTCCATCATGCCCAGTCTCGACCTATTGGGGGTAAACAATCGAAATCTAAAGACTTTTGCGGTCAGCCTGGAAACCAGCAAGAAGCTGTCCGCCTTGATACCCGACGATTTCGTGAAAATATCAGAAAGCGGAATCAGCCGTGTCGAAGCCATCCAGCAATTGCAGCCCTACGGCTATCAAGGCTTTTTGATCGGGGAGACCTTTATGCGGACGCAAAATCCGGGAAAAGCTGCGGGGGAGTTTATTGACAGGATGGTTATTTAA
- a CDS encoding potassium channel family protein, with the protein MVLVLTTGVLGYRFISNFTWLDAIYMTAITVTTVGFSEVGPLSTEAKIFTVLLIISSVFIFAFSLSLITEYILSRNSLQLLKKKKVKERIDKLTDHVILCGFGRNGRQAAERLKTYKRPFVVIERDKEVIDKYVEEDILFVEGDANEDEILNSAGICRAQYLISAMPDDAANLFVVLSARQMNADLFIISRASLVTSQKKLVLAGANKVIMPDRIGGDHMASLVVMPNLITFMDELGTVGKNLTNLEEVDIADFKETVEHKSLRELDLRKKTGCTIIGYIDPDGKYTINPEADLQLRPKSKVIVLGRPEQIRKLHQMFHV; encoded by the coding sequence ATGGTATTGGTACTGACGACAGGGGTTCTGGGATATCGATTTATTTCGAACTTCACCTGGTTAGATGCCATATACATGACGGCCATTACCGTAACTACTGTCGGATTTTCGGAAGTGGGGCCCCTCAGTACCGAAGCAAAGATTTTCACCGTGCTGTTAATCATATCCAGCGTGTTTATCTTTGCTTTTTCGCTTTCATTGATTACGGAATATATCTTGAGCAGAAACTCGTTACAACTTTTAAAAAAGAAAAAAGTGAAGGAGAGGATCGATAAGTTGACCGATCACGTGATTTTATGTGGTTTCGGACGTAACGGCAGGCAGGCGGCCGAGCGCTTAAAGACGTATAAGAGACCTTTTGTCGTTATTGAACGGGATAAAGAGGTCATCGATAAATACGTCGAAGAGGATATTCTTTTCGTAGAGGGCGATGCCAATGAAGATGAAATCCTGAATTCTGCCGGTATTTGCAGGGCCCAATACCTTATATCTGCCATGCCCGATGATGCGGCCAACCTCTTCGTGGTGCTGTCCGCCCGGCAAATGAACGCAGATTTGTTCATCATCAGTAGGGCTTCGCTGGTCACCTCACAAAAAAAATTGGTATTGGCAGGGGCAAACAAGGTCATCATGCCCGACCGTATCGGGGGCGATCACATGGCTTCGCTAGTGGTTATGCCGAACCTGATTACGTTTATGGACGAATTGGGTACCGTAGGAAAAAACCTGACCAACCTGGAGGAGGTCGATATCGCGGATTTTAAAGAAACCGTGGAACACAAATCCTTACGCGAGCTTGACCTGCGAAAGAAAACAGGTTGCACCATAATAGGATATATCGATCCCGATGGAAAGTATACCATCAATCCCGAAGCTGACTTGCAGCTAAGGCCCAAAAGCAAAGTTATTGTCTTGGGGCGGCCCGAACAGATACGAAAGCTGCACCAAATGTTTCATGTTTAG
- a CDS encoding rhodanese-like domain-containing protein, whose product MDLSQQEWQDQLKNDENAVVLDVRTPEEVEEGYIPNATNIDFYLGQEFLTEVEKLDKDKNYYVYCRSGNRSGQACAVMNSVGFKNAYNLEGGFMKWEGDVIEE is encoded by the coding sequence ATGGATTTATCACAGCAAGAATGGCAGGATCAGTTAAAAAATGACGAGAATGCCGTTGTCCTGGACGTACGAACCCCAGAGGAAGTGGAGGAGGGGTACATTCCCAATGCCACGAATATTGATTTTTATTTGGGACAGGAGTTCCTCACCGAGGTGGAAAAATTGGATAAGGACAAAAACTATTACGTTTACTGCCGCAGTGGAAACCGAAGCGGCCAGGCCTGTGCCGTCATGAACAGCGTAGGTTTTAAGAATGCCTATAATCTGGAAGGCGGTTTTATGAAGTGGGAAGGCGATGTTATTGAAGAGTAG
- a CDS encoding DUF2851 family protein: MSSKKWTLNSGFLLNTQYSVLSTQYYLTLREDLLHFIWKYRKLCTTELVGTNNEPIRIVEPGIHNHLAGPDFFNAKLSIDGQLWAGNVEIHLSSSDWYAHHHERDSNYDNVILHVVWEDDAAVFYSDNSQIPTLELRNYISQNLLDDYQNLFDRNGTGFINCEKHIAEIDTFLLDNWLERLYFERLERKATLVLELLETSKNDWEQVLFALLLKNFGLKVNGSPFLSLAQALDFSTVRKLQFDSLTLESVFYGMSHLLDSDEIFDDYYIRLKKEYVYSRKKFDLKADAVQKPHFFKLRPPNFPTIRLSQLANLYATHQNLFSRVIHATDLSEIRSLFNVSASGYWNRHYTFGKPSRKSTKKLTGKFIDLLVINSLLPLKFCYARHQGKDANEEIIQIISQIKKEENSVIANYERVGVGIENAKESQALLQLYNEYCTQNKCLQCAVGSRLLHENC; this comes from the coding sequence ATGAGCAGTAAAAAGTGGACCTTAAATAGTGGCTTTTTACTCAATACTCAATACTCAGTACTAAGCACTCAATACTATTTAACCTTGAGGGAAGACCTGCTACATTTTATTTGGAAATACAGAAAGTTGTGCACCACCGAGCTGGTCGGAACCAACAACGAACCGATCCGTATCGTCGAACCCGGCATCCATAATCATTTGGCAGGTCCGGATTTCTTCAATGCCAAGTTGAGTATCGACGGCCAACTTTGGGCGGGCAACGTCGAAATTCATCTAAGTTCATCGGACTGGTACGCGCATCATCACGAGCGCGATTCCAACTACGACAATGTCATTTTACACGTGGTCTGGGAAGACGATGCTGCGGTGTTTTACAGTGATAATTCCCAAATACCTACCCTTGAACTCCGGAACTATATTTCACAAAATCTCTTGGATGACTATCAAAATCTTTTTGACAGAAATGGGACAGGTTTTATCAATTGTGAAAAGCATATTGCGGAGATCGATACCTTTTTACTCGATAATTGGCTGGAACGTTTATACTTTGAGCGTTTGGAACGGAAGGCGACTTTGGTTCTCGAATTGCTGGAAACCTCAAAGAACGATTGGGAGCAGGTGCTTTTTGCACTGTTGTTGAAGAATTTCGGGCTAAAGGTCAACGGATCACCCTTTTTGAGCTTGGCGCAGGCCCTTGATTTTTCGACCGTGCGCAAACTGCAATTCGATTCCTTGACCTTGGAGAGCGTGTTCTACGGAATGTCCCACTTGCTCGATAGCGACGAAATTTTTGACGACTATTACATCCGACTCAAAAAAGAGTATGTGTATTCAAGGAAAAAGTTCGACTTAAAAGCGGATGCCGTGCAAAAACCACATTTCTTCAAACTGCGTCCTCCGAACTTTCCCACCATCCGATTGTCGCAGCTGGCCAACCTCTATGCCACGCATCAAAATCTGTTCAGCCGCGTAATCCATGCCACCGATCTGTCTGAAATTCGCTCTTTGTTCAATGTTTCCGCAAGTGGCTACTGGAACCGGCATTATACCTTCGGGAAACCATCCAGGAAAAGTACGAAGAAGCTGACCGGGAAATTCATCGATCTTTTGGTCATCAACTCCCTATTGCCCCTAAAATTCTGCTATGCCCGACATCAAGGGAAAGACGCCAATGAAGAGATTATCCAGATTATATCCCAAATCAAAAAAGAGGAAAACAGTGTCATCGCCAACTATGAACGGGTAGGGGTCGGCATTGAGAACGCCAAGGAAAGTCAAGCCCTCTTGCAGTTATACAACGAATATTGCACCCAGAACAAATGCTTGCAGTGTGCGGTCGGGAGTCGGTTATTGCATGAAAATTGTTAA
- the trpD gene encoding anthranilate phosphoribosyltransferase: MKETLNKLINHDILSKADAKRILVNMAKGDYNTSQIAAFVTVYMMRSITIEELEGFRDALLELCLSVDLSAYDPVDLCGTGGDGKDTFNISTLASFVTAGAGVKVTKHGNYGVSSKCGSSNVMEFLGIHFSNEKDFLEKSIDQAGICVLHAPLFHPAMKNVAPIRRDLAVKTFFNMLGPMVNPAFPKNQMVGVFNLELARMYGYLYQNTDKKFTVLHALDGYDEISLTGRTKTISNRSESMLKPSDFGVSPIEAFEIAGGESIEASAKIFLNVLEGQGTEAQNNVVCANAGVAIATVKNMDVQQGFDLAKESLMNGSGLKALKKLQELSKAT; this comes from the coding sequence ATGAAAGAGACCTTAAACAAACTCATTAACCACGACATCCTCTCCAAAGCGGATGCCAAACGCATATTGGTCAATATGGCCAAGGGCGACTACAATACCAGTCAGATCGCGGCCTTTGTAACCGTGTACATGATGCGCAGCATCACCATCGAAGAGCTCGAAGGCTTCCGTGATGCGCTTTTGGAACTGTGTCTGTCGGTAGACCTTTCCGCCTACGACCCGGTAGACCTTTGCGGGACGGGCGGCGATGGCAAAGACACCTTCAATATCTCGACTTTGGCATCGTTCGTGACCGCAGGAGCCGGGGTGAAGGTCACTAAACACGGCAATTACGGGGTTTCCAGCAAATGCGGAAGCAGCAATGTCATGGAGTTTCTCGGCATCCATTTCAGCAATGAGAAAGATTTTTTGGAAAAATCCATTGATCAGGCCGGCATCTGCGTGTTGCATGCGCCGTTGTTCCATCCTGCCATGAAAAACGTGGCTCCCATACGACGCGATCTGGCCGTAAAGACCTTTTTCAATATGCTGGGACCGATGGTGAATCCCGCCTTCCCGAAAAATCAAATGGTAGGTGTCTTTAACCTCGAGCTGGCCCGCATGTATGGGTATCTCTATCAGAATACCGATAAAAAATTCACGGTTTTGCACGCATTGGACGGTTATGATGAAATTTCGCTGACGGGAAGGACCAAGACGATATCCAACCGTTCCGAAAGCATGCTCAAGCCCTCGGATTTTGGGGTTTCGCCCATTGAAGCCTTCGAGATTGCTGGCGGGGAAAGCATAGAAGCTTCCGCCAAAATATTTCTCAACGTTTTGGAAGGTCAGGGTACCGAAGCCCAGAACAACGTGGTCTGTGCCAATGCCGGGGTAGCAATAGCCACCGTCAAAAATATGGATGTTCAGCAAGGTTTTGATCTGGCGAAAGAATCGCTTATGAACGGAAGTGGATTGAAAGCCTTGAAAAAATTGCAGGAATTGAGTAAGGCAACCTGA
- a CDS encoding MarR family winged helix-turn-helix transcriptional regulator gives MNVEKVIKTDRKIPLKRRTIIHLMLIDHKINETIAHALKPFEVSVQQFNVLRILRGQKGKPANLSTINERMVTKRSNTTRLVDKLLLKGYVDRKICPSNRRKIEITITDHGMARLEKMDRAMQKAEDEVLMNLSDENLEQLNVLFDKF, from the coding sequence ATGAATGTCGAGAAGGTCATAAAAACAGATAGGAAAATCCCGCTTAAACGCAGGACGATTATCCATCTTATGCTGATTGACCATAAAATCAATGAAACAATTGCACATGCGCTCAAACCTTTCGAGGTTTCAGTTCAACAGTTCAACGTCTTGCGTATTTTAAGGGGACAAAAGGGCAAACCGGCGAACCTGTCGACCATCAATGAGCGGATGGTCACTAAAAGGAGTAATACCACCCGATTGGTGGACAAGTTGCTGTTAAAGGGGTACGTTGACCGTAAAATATGTCCTTCGAACCGACGAAAAATCGAAATTACCATCACCGATCACGGAATGGCAAGACTGGAAAAAATGGATAGGGCGATGCAAAAAGCCGAAGATGAAGTTCTAATGAACCTATCCGACGAGAACTTGGAACAATTGAACGTATTGTTCGATAAATTTTAA